One window from the genome of Solea solea chromosome 13, fSolSol10.1, whole genome shotgun sequence encodes:
- the dscc1 gene encoding sister chromatid cohesion protein DCC1, translating into MRTLEEVQATLKIAKLKEEDLHKTIHCLSFGENVSSADYCVVELDDTLCKHIEVGQSLVIRGDKDEHAVLCSGDKTYDLKIADTSNLLLFAPGCKTPDLLPNDQKSSQVVHTQIWGFCNSYWELRKRRPKLRKMTKLLMENPYEGPALGGQENTENRYTMQDLLERIQASEEEIKAHFETIHACQIDGFWRVLDFDYEMKLLGHVTQLVDSESWSFNRVPLQTSLEELAPLEPKEMIEHCLNCYGKRYTENDKVFYVLHEDKVCRSIALMLLQNAVKFNLREFQEVWQQSVPDGMSTRLDQLKSVALVDRTSHPETICLLRVDDLPEDTLDRFNHLFTLREKWTEDDITPYIQDLCGEKQTTGALLTKYARSSMQNGIKVFNSRRPVAT; encoded by the exons ATGAGAACTTTAGAGGAGGTGCAGGCGACACTGAAGATCGCTAAACTGAAAGAGGAGGATCTACACAAAACAATCCACTGTCTTTCTTTTGGGGAAAATGTTTCCTCTGCAGATTATTGCGTGGTGGAGCTGGACGACACACTGTGTAAGCACATAGAGGTTGGTCAGAG TCTGGTGATTCGGGGGGATAAAGATGAGCATGCAGTGCTCTGTAGTGGTGACAAGACTTATGATCTTAAAATAGCCGACACGTCCAACCTGCTGTTGTTTGCACCAGGATGTAAAACTCCAGATCTACTTCCTAATGACCAGAAGAGCTCTCAGGTGGTGCACACTCAG ATCTGGGGATTTTGTAACAGCTACTGGGAACTGAGAAAACGACGCCCTAAACTGAGGAAAATGACAAAGCTTTTAATGGAGAATCCTTATGAAGGACCTGCTTTAGGAGGGcaggagaacacagagaacagg TACACAATGCAGGATCTGTTGGAGAGGATCCAGGCCAGTGAAGAGGAGATAAAGGCCCACTTCGAAACCATCCATGCTTGTCAGATAGATG gcTTCTGGCGGGTCCTAGACTTTGACTATGAGATGAAACTGCTCGGTCATGTAACTCAGCTGGTGGATTCTGAGTCTTGGTCCTTTAACAGGGTTCCACTTCAAACCAGTCTGGAAGAGTTAGCCCCACTGGAGCCCAA AGAGATGATTGAGCATTGTTTGAACTGCTATGGAAAACGTTATACTGAAAACG ATAAAGTGTTTTATGTATTGCATGAAGATAAAGTTTGTCGAAGCATAGCACTAATGCTGCTGCAGAATGCAGTCAAGTTCAACCTGAGGGAGTTTCAGGAGGTTTGGCAGCAGAGTGTTCCAGACGGCATGAGCACAAGACTGGATCAGCTAAAG AGTGTTGCCTTGGTTGACCGCACGTCCCATCCAGAGACCATCTGCCTGCTGCGAGTGGACGATCTCCCAGAGGACACGCTGGATCGCTTCAACCACCTCTTCACACTCAGAGAGAAGTGGACAGAAGATGACATCACACCATACATACA AGACCTGTGTGGAGAGAAACAGACTACTGGAGCCCTCCTCACAAAATATGCTCGGTCATCAATGCAAAACGGGATCAAGGTCTTCAACTCCAGAAGGCCTGTAGCCACATGA
- the LOC131471340 gene encoding uncharacterized protein LOC131471340 isoform X2: MSSKKRLVCSVQGCSKQCQTIHKLPINEKTKAQWIFFVFDGKTPATFPKHLHVCGNHFTEGCYTNFAQFKAGHSTTLRLKEGAVPTIRAGLPAAEGVAVPCVAVQNTNNFPAVNPGSLPVVTSILPAVNTGSLPVVTSKSTTVNTSSLPRVRHAATQTVPPSKRSVGIQLSMRKLKTNVRNAGTQATVASKSRGVDTHTFSLDRLFLQPTLVKRPAKRPRLSISDKEEEEKGSPECS; this comes from the exons ATGTCTtcaaaaaaaagattagtttgCTCTGTTCAGGGTTGTAGTAAACAATGCCAGACAATCCACAAGCTCCCCATCaatgagaaaacaaaagctcagtggatattTTTCGTATTTGATGGGAAAACccctgctacatttcccaaacATCTCCATGTATGTGGCAACCACTTCACAGAGGGTTGTTACACAAACTTTGCGCAATtcaaagcaggacacagcaccacaCTTCGCCTAaaagaaggagcagtgccaacaatacgtgcTGGATTACCTGCAGCAGAA GGTGTTGCTGTTCCCTGTGTTGCCGTACAGAATACCAATAATTTCCCTGCAGTAAACCCTGGTAGCTTGCCTGTAGTAACCAGTATATTACCTGCAGTAAACACTGGTAGTTTGCCTGTAGTGACCAGTAAATCAACTACTGTAAACACCAGTAGTTTGCCTCGTGTAAGACATGCAGCCACGCAGACTGTACCACCATCGAAAAGATCAGTTGGTATCCAACTATCCATGAGGAAGCTGAAAACCAATGTTCGTAATGCAG GGACCCAAGCAACAGTGGCCAGCAAAAGCCGTGGAGTTGACACCCACACCTTCAGCCTGGACAGATTGTTTCTACAACCAACACTGGTAAAGAGACCAGCAAAGAGACCTCGACTCAGCATTTcagacaaggaggaggaggagaagggaagTCCTGAATGCAGCTAG
- the LOC131471340 gene encoding uncharacterized protein LOC131471340 isoform X1, which translates to MSKKGSASVCSVLGCDKKYQTLHKLPTKEQRKDQWISFIFDGNIPATFPKYLHVCGNHFTQDCYTNFRQYKAGHSTKLHLKEGAVPTIRAGLPEAEGVAVPCVAVQNTNNFPAVNPGSLPVVTSILPAVNTGSLPVVTSKSTTVNTSSLPRVRHAATQTVPPSKRSVGIQLSMRKLKTNVRNAGTQATVASKSRGVDTHTFSLDRLFLQPTLVKRPAKRPRLSISDKEEEEKGSPECS; encoded by the exons ATGTCGAAAAAAGGTTCCGcgagtgtttgctctgttctgggttgtGATAAAAAATACCAGACCCTCCACAAGCTCCCCACCAAGGAGCAACGAAAAGATCAGtggatatctttcatatttgatgggaatatccctgctacatttcccaaataccTCCATGTATGTGGCAACCACTTCACTcaggattgttacacaaacttccggcaatataaagcaggacacagcaccaaacttcacctaaaggaaggagcagtgccaacaatacgtgcTGGGTTACCTGAAGCAGAA GGTGTTGCTGTTCCCTGTGTTGCCGTACAGAATACCAATAATTTCCCTGCAGTAAACCCTGGTAGCTTGCCTGTAGTAACCAGTATATTACCTGCAGTAAACACTGGTAGTTTGCCTGTAGTGACCAGTAAATCAACTACTGTAAACACCAGTAGTTTGCCTCGTGTAAGACATGCAGCCACGCAGACTGTACCACCATCGAAAAGATCAGTTGGTATCCAACTATCCATGAGGAAGCTGAAAACCAATGTTCGTAATGCAG GGACCCAAGCAACAGTGGCCAGCAAAAGCCGTGGAGTTGACACCCACACCTTCAGCCTGGACAGATTGTTTCTACAACCAACACTGGTAAAGAGACCAGCAAAGAGACCTCGACTCAGCATTTcagacaaggaggaggaggagaagggaagTCCTGAATGCAGCTAG
- the LOC131471340 gene encoding uncharacterized protein LOC131471340 isoform X3: protein MSGRCIIAGCQEVPVLCCPQLTVCASHIGCFLTQTQYNTGFSNWIVIDGASGQNVLAQTAPTLNPQPGVAVPCVAVQNTNNFPAVNPGSLPVVTSILPAVNTGSLPVVTSKSTTVNTSSLPRVRHAATQTVPPSKRSVGIQLSMRKLKTNVRNAGTQATVASKSRGVDTHTFSLDRLFLQPTLVKRPAKRPRLSISDKEEEEKGSPECS from the exons ATGTCGGGTCGCTGTATAATCGCTGGATGTCAGGAAGTTCCGGTGCTGTGTTGTCCGCAGTTGACCGTCTGCGCGTCTCATATCGGCTGCTTCCTAACTCagacacaatacaatacaggTTTCTCAAACTGGATAGTGATAGATGGAGCTTCAGGACAGAATGTGTTGGCACAGACTGCACCGACACTCAATCCACAACCT GGTGTTGCTGTTCCCTGTGTTGCCGTACAGAATACCAATAATTTCCCTGCAGTAAACCCTGGTAGCTTGCCTGTAGTAACCAGTATATTACCTGCAGTAAACACTGGTAGTTTGCCTGTAGTGACCAGTAAATCAACTACTGTAAACACCAGTAGTTTGCCTCGTGTAAGACATGCAGCCACGCAGACTGTACCACCATCGAAAAGATCAGTTGGTATCCAACTATCCATGAGGAAGCTGAAAACCAATGTTCGTAATGCAG GGACCCAAGCAACAGTGGCCAGCAAAAGCCGTGGAGTTGACACCCACACCTTCAGCCTGGACAGATTGTTTCTACAACCAACACTGGTAAAGAGACCAGCAAAGAGACCTCGACTCAGCATTTcagacaaggaggaggaggagaagggaagTCCTGAATGCAGCTAG